One stretch of Juglans microcarpa x Juglans regia isolate MS1-56 chromosome 3D, Jm3101_v1.0, whole genome shotgun sequence DNA includes these proteins:
- the LOC121256442 gene encoding LOW QUALITY PROTEIN: polygalacturonase At1g48100 (The sequence of the model RefSeq protein was modified relative to this genomic sequence to represent the inferred CDS: inserted 1 base in 1 codon): MKRNKNLSIVSLVLLLSILFIASSSTVSVDARKHHSKKTKPHKHPKEKGGNGGSNFPGPTPAPPPDYGPIPAHSSIFDILFFGAKGDGVSDDSKALLAAWKAACRIPGATVEIPFEFKFLIKPITLQGPCMPHLVLQIDGTVLAPSKVRSWPKSGLFQWINFKWLHNFTIQGSGTVDGQGSNWWSSTTYAWQKKSKHIPDIKPTALRFYSSYDVNVRDIKIIDSPQCHLKFDSSGGVKISNITISSPADSPNTDGIHLQNTQDVQIQHSNIGCGDDCISIQAGCTNVHVHHINCGPGHGISLGGLGKDKTIACVSNILVENISVQNTLSAVRIKTWQGGRGSVKNVTFRNVQVSDVKVPIMIDQFYCDKSFCKNQTKAVEISGVKYDQIIGTYSVKPIHLACSNGVXCTDIGLTDIQLNPSPLYQGFQKGLCSNSYGKSRAPLVPSSIDYCLGSVGDAVRRISRSHDYVC, translated from the exons ATGAAGAGAAACAAGAATCTATCTATTGTTTCCCTAGTACTCTTGCTGTCCATCCTCTTCATCGCGTCCTCCAGTACCGTTTCAGTTGATGCAAGAAAGCATCACAGTAAGAAAACCAAACCTCATAAGCATCCGAAAGAAAAGGGTGGCAATGGCGGCTCAAATTTTCCTGGTCCTACACCTGCCCCTCCTCCAGATTATGGACCTATTCCCGCCCATTCCAGCATTTTCGATATTTTGTTCTTTGGAGCCAAGGGTGACGGAGTTTCAGACGATTCTAAg GCACTCCTAGCAGCATGGAAAGCTGCCTGCAGGATTCCTGGGGCTACAGTAGAAATCCCCTTTGAATTCAAGTTCCTGATCAAGCCCATAACTCTTCAGGGTCCTTGCATGCCTCACCTTGTTCTTCAG ATAGATGGAACTGTCTTAGCTCCTTCAAAAGTTCGTTCGTGGCCAAAATCCGGTCTTTTTCAGTGGATAAATTTCAAATGGCTCCATAACTTTACCATTCAAGGCTCTGGTACTGTTGACGGCCAAGGCTCTAACTGGTGGAGTAGTACCAC GTACGCTTGGCAAAAGAAATCAAAGCACATTCCAGACATCAAACCCACA GCTTTGAGATTCTACTCAAGCTATGATGTCAATGTTCGCGACATCAAAATCATAGACAGTCCGCAGTGCCACCTAAAATTTGACAGCTCTGGTGGTGTCAAAATTAGCAATATAACTATTTCTTCGCCTGCGGATAGCCCAAACACTGACGGGATTCACCTGCAAAACACCCAAGACGTACAAATTCAGCACTCTAATATTGGGTGTG GGGATGATTGTATATCCATACAAGCTGGTTGCACCAATGTCCATGTTCATCATATTAATTGTGGTCCCGGACATGGTATAAg TTTAGGAGGACTTGGAAAGGACAAAACTATTGCATGCGTCTCCAATATTCTTGTCGAGAATATCTCAGTTCAAAACACTCTGTCAGCAGTAAGGATAAAAACCTGGCAG GGAGGGAGAGGATCGGTCAAGAACGTAACGTTTAGAAACGTTCAAGTTTCCGATGTTAAGGTCCCAATAATGATAGACCAGTTTTATTGTGACAAGAGTTTCTGCAAGAACCAAACAAAGGCAGTGGAAATATCTGGTGTTAAATACGATCAGATAATTGGGACATATTCAGTGAAACCAATTCATCTTGCATGCAGCAATGGCG CCTGCACAGACATCGGTCTAACTGATATTCAGCTGAACCCCTCGCCACTCTATCAAGGTTTCCAGAAGGGTTTGTGCAGTAATTCTTATGGGAAATCAAGAGCCCCTCTAGTTCCTTCGAGCATAGATTATTGCTTAGGAAGTGTCGGAGATGCAGTCAGAAGAATATCAAGATCAcatgattatgtatgttag
- the LOC121256443 gene encoding cysteine-rich receptor-like protein kinase 3 isoform X1, which translates to MSNPSLLVPPILCLFFFVNRCLSDPRATEAALICSKRTAPEAERQTFVASFLESMDTVTPLIATQRYAAVVNGTGNNTVYAFGECMKDLSQTDCNVCFAQCKTQVLRCLPFQRGVRGGRLFYDGCFLRYDDYYFFTETMSLEDRTVCETKDFVGNDTVFSANVKHLVRNLSVVAPKNDGFSAGSVTEGNITVFGLAQCWELVNGTACAECLANASAKIGSCAPKEEGRALNAGCYLRYSTQKFYFNSSEPVEESNRGRHLAVTLAATSSAFAFVLVIATVIFILRKNVLKKRRERKQLGALLATVNNSKLNFSYEILERATNYFHNSNKLGQGGSGSVYKGVLPDGKVVAIKRLFFNTRQWVDHFFNEVNLISDIHHKNLVKLLGCSITGPESLLVYEYAPNQSLHDYFSGKKNVQLLRWELRYKIILGTAEGLAYLHEESKIRIIHRDIKLGNILLDEDFAAKIADFGLARLFPEDKTHISTGVAGTLGYMAPEYVVRGKLTEKADVYSFGVLVIEVVCGKRNNAFSQSSYSLLQMVWNLNGTGRLSEAVDRDLEGMFQEEEASRLLKIGLLCVQASAELRPSMSTVVEMLTDDSHEISQPTQPPFLNSSIAEIHQFIPPRTYSFQPGSQSHSSGNNMTESGIEPR; encoded by the exons ATGTCTAATCCGTCCCTTCTCGTCCCCCCAATcctatgtttatttttctttgtaaatcGTTGTCTTTCCGATCCCAGAGCTACAGAGGCTGCTCTTATATGCTCCAAAAGAACTGCCCCAGAGGCAGAGAGGCAAACCTTCGTAGCGAGCTTTCTGGAATCCATGGACACCGTGACCCCTCTGATTGCCACCCAAAGATACGCGGCCGTTGTGAACGGCACCGGCAATAACACGGTTTACGCTTTTGGTGAGTGCATGAAGGATCTTTCACAAACGGACTGTAACGTCTGCTTTGCCCAGTGCAAGACCCAGGTCCTCAGGTGTCTCCCTTTTCAACGAGGCGTCCGTGGCGGCAGGCTTTTCTATGACGGATGTTTTCTCAGGTACGATGACTACTATTTCTTTACAGAGACTATGAGTTTGGAAGACAGGACCGTGTGCGAGACCAAAGATTTCGTTGGGAATGATACTGTTTTCAGCGCGAATGTTAAGCATTTGGTGAGGAATCTGAGCGTGGTAGCGCCTAAGAATGATGGGTTCTCTGCGGGATCTGTGACCGAAGGAAATATCACGGTTTTTGGGTTGGCTCAGTGTTGGGAACTTGTTAATGGTACTGCTTGCGCGGAGTGCTTGGCGAATGCGTCGGCTAAGATTGGGTCGTGTGCtccaaaagaagaaggaagggcTTTGAACGCTGGTTGTTACTTGAGGTATTCGACCCAAAAGTTCTACTTCAATTCGAGTGAGCCTGTTGAAGAAAGTAATCGAG GGCGCCACTTGGCTGTAACTTTGGCTGCAACATCTTCTGCTTTCGCTTTTGTGCTGGTTATAGCAAcggttattttcattttgaggaAGAATGTGCTGAAAAAGAGGAGAG AGAGAAAGCAACTAGGTGCTCTCTTAGCCACGGTGAACAACTCCAAACtcaatttttcatatgaaattCTTGAAAGGGCCACAAATTACTTTCACAATTCCAATAAGTTGGGACAAGGAGGATCTGGTTCAGTTTACAAA GGAGTTTTGCCAGATGGGAAGGTTGTTGCCATCAAGAGGCTTTTCTTCAATACAAGGCAATGGGtggatcatttttttaatgaagtcaaTTTGATCAGTGACATCCATCACAAAAATCTTGTTAAGTTGCTAGGATGCAGCATTACAGGCCCTGAAAGCCTTCTGGTTTACGAATATGCGCCGAATCAAAGCCTTCACGATTACTTTTCTG GTAAAAAGAATGTTCAGCTGCTAAGGTGGGAGCTGAGGTATAAGATCATACTTGGTACAGCGGAAGGCTTAGCCTATCTTCATGAGGAATCGAAGATAAGGATCATTCATAGAGACATTAAATTGGGAAATATCCTGCTTGATGAGGACTTTGCGGCAAAGATTGCAGATTTTGGACTTGCTAGGTTATTTCCAGAAGATAAGACTCACATCAGCACTGGCGTTGCAGGCACACT AGGTTACATGGCTCCAGAGTATGTTGTTCGTGGCAAACTGACTGAGAAAGCAGACGTTTACAGTTTTGGTGTTCTTGTAATTGAAGTTGTATGCGGAAAGAGAAACAATGCCTTCTCTCAGAGTTCATATTCTCTCCTACAAATG GTTTGGAACCTTAATGGAACGGGCAGGCTCTCTGAAGCTGTTGATCGAGATTTAGAGGGTATGTTTCAAGAAGAGGAGGCATCTCGATTGCTTAAAATAGGACTACTATGTGTACAGGCTTCTGCAGAGCTGCGGCCATCAATGTCCACAGTTGTGGAAATGTTAACTGATGACAGTCATGAAATTTCTCAGCCAACACAGCCACCGTTTCTTAATTCTAGTATTGCAGAGATCCACCAATTTATACCACCTAGAACTTACAGTTTTCAGCCCGGGTCCCAGTCCCATTCTTCAGGGAATAACATGACGGAAAGTGGGATTGAGCCCAGATGA
- the LOC121256443 gene encoding cysteine-rich receptor-like protein kinase 3 isoform X2, translated as MDTVTPLIATQRYAAVVNGTGNNTVYAFGECMKDLSQTDCNVCFAQCKTQVLRCLPFQRGVRGGRLFYDGCFLRYDDYYFFTETMSLEDRTVCETKDFVGNDTVFSANVKHLVRNLSVVAPKNDGFSAGSVTEGNITVFGLAQCWELVNGTACAECLANASAKIGSCAPKEEGRALNAGCYLRYSTQKFYFNSSEPVEESNRGRHLAVTLAATSSAFAFVLVIATVIFILRKNVLKKRRERKQLGALLATVNNSKLNFSYEILERATNYFHNSNKLGQGGSGSVYKGVLPDGKVVAIKRLFFNTRQWVDHFFNEVNLISDIHHKNLVKLLGCSITGPESLLVYEYAPNQSLHDYFSGKKNVQLLRWELRYKIILGTAEGLAYLHEESKIRIIHRDIKLGNILLDEDFAAKIADFGLARLFPEDKTHISTGVAGTLGYMAPEYVVRGKLTEKADVYSFGVLVIEVVCGKRNNAFSQSSYSLLQMVWNLNGTGRLSEAVDRDLEGMFQEEEASRLLKIGLLCVQASAELRPSMSTVVEMLTDDSHEISQPTQPPFLNSSIAEIHQFIPPRTYSFQPGSQSHSSGNNMTESGIEPR; from the exons ATGGACACCGTGACCCCTCTGATTGCCACCCAAAGATACGCGGCCGTTGTGAACGGCACCGGCAATAACACGGTTTACGCTTTTGGTGAGTGCATGAAGGATCTTTCACAAACGGACTGTAACGTCTGCTTTGCCCAGTGCAAGACCCAGGTCCTCAGGTGTCTCCCTTTTCAACGAGGCGTCCGTGGCGGCAGGCTTTTCTATGACGGATGTTTTCTCAGGTACGATGACTACTATTTCTTTACAGAGACTATGAGTTTGGAAGACAGGACCGTGTGCGAGACCAAAGATTTCGTTGGGAATGATACTGTTTTCAGCGCGAATGTTAAGCATTTGGTGAGGAATCTGAGCGTGGTAGCGCCTAAGAATGATGGGTTCTCTGCGGGATCTGTGACCGAAGGAAATATCACGGTTTTTGGGTTGGCTCAGTGTTGGGAACTTGTTAATGGTACTGCTTGCGCGGAGTGCTTGGCGAATGCGTCGGCTAAGATTGGGTCGTGTGCtccaaaagaagaaggaagggcTTTGAACGCTGGTTGTTACTTGAGGTATTCGACCCAAAAGTTCTACTTCAATTCGAGTGAGCCTGTTGAAGAAAGTAATCGAG GGCGCCACTTGGCTGTAACTTTGGCTGCAACATCTTCTGCTTTCGCTTTTGTGCTGGTTATAGCAAcggttattttcattttgaggaAGAATGTGCTGAAAAAGAGGAGAG AGAGAAAGCAACTAGGTGCTCTCTTAGCCACGGTGAACAACTCCAAACtcaatttttcatatgaaattCTTGAAAGGGCCACAAATTACTTTCACAATTCCAATAAGTTGGGACAAGGAGGATCTGGTTCAGTTTACAAA GGAGTTTTGCCAGATGGGAAGGTTGTTGCCATCAAGAGGCTTTTCTTCAATACAAGGCAATGGGtggatcatttttttaatgaagtcaaTTTGATCAGTGACATCCATCACAAAAATCTTGTTAAGTTGCTAGGATGCAGCATTACAGGCCCTGAAAGCCTTCTGGTTTACGAATATGCGCCGAATCAAAGCCTTCACGATTACTTTTCTG GTAAAAAGAATGTTCAGCTGCTAAGGTGGGAGCTGAGGTATAAGATCATACTTGGTACAGCGGAAGGCTTAGCCTATCTTCATGAGGAATCGAAGATAAGGATCATTCATAGAGACATTAAATTGGGAAATATCCTGCTTGATGAGGACTTTGCGGCAAAGATTGCAGATTTTGGACTTGCTAGGTTATTTCCAGAAGATAAGACTCACATCAGCACTGGCGTTGCAGGCACACT AGGTTACATGGCTCCAGAGTATGTTGTTCGTGGCAAACTGACTGAGAAAGCAGACGTTTACAGTTTTGGTGTTCTTGTAATTGAAGTTGTATGCGGAAAGAGAAACAATGCCTTCTCTCAGAGTTCATATTCTCTCCTACAAATG GTTTGGAACCTTAATGGAACGGGCAGGCTCTCTGAAGCTGTTGATCGAGATTTAGAGGGTATGTTTCAAGAAGAGGAGGCATCTCGATTGCTTAAAATAGGACTACTATGTGTACAGGCTTCTGCAGAGCTGCGGCCATCAATGTCCACAGTTGTGGAAATGTTAACTGATGACAGTCATGAAATTTCTCAGCCAACACAGCCACCGTTTCTTAATTCTAGTATTGCAGAGATCCACCAATTTATACCACCTAGAACTTACAGTTTTCAGCCCGGGTCCCAGTCCCATTCTTCAGGGAATAACATGACGGAAAGTGGGATTGAGCCCAGATGA
- the LOC121256445 gene encoding cysteine-rich receptor-like protein kinase 2 isoform X1: MKKEYPPVPCRYVIFLVIKTVFLLETTVGDPRTQTVQITCTNQLEHNSTVFVPNFVATMGNISDQMRLSGFGVAITGSGPDTNFGLAQCYGDLSLLDCVLCYAEARTVLPQCFPYNGGRIYLDGCFMRSENYSFFEEYKGPSDRAVCGNTTRKNSTFGESVRQAVMNTAEATPSHKGYARAQVAVPGTVNESAYVLANCWRTLNAISCRACLDNASASILECLPWSEGRALNTGCFMRYSDRDFLNKEVGNGSSRATTIVIVVSVVSSVVVLVVGIAIGIYIWKHRYIQKKRRGSNDAEKLVKVLNDSSLNFKYSTVERATGAFDNANKLGQGGFGTVYKGILPDGREIAVKRLFFNNRHRAADFYNEVNMISTVEHKNLVRLLGCSCSGPESLLIYEFMPNKSLDQFIFDTNRGKVLNWEKRHEIIAGTAEGLVYLHEKSNIKIIHRDIKASNILLDSRLRAKIADFGLARSFQEDKSHISTAIAGTLGYMAPEYLAHGQLTEKADVYSFGVLVLEIVTGKQNNRSKNLEYSESLVTITWKHFQSGTVERLYDPNLMLHNHHNSNIKNEVLRVVHIGLLCTQEIQSLRPTMSKVLQMLTKEDEHLPAPTNPPFMDERTMELNDMSEDPLYPLKAGMSASIATVSRSSFHPR, from the exons atgaagaaagaataCCCTCCTGTCCCTTGTCGATATGTTATTTTCCTTGTTATCAAGACTGTATTTCTACTAGAAACAACAGTTGGAGATCCAAGAACCCAAACAGTCCAAATAACGTGTACCAACCAACTTGAGCACAATTCCACTGTTTTTGTTCCAAATTTTGTTGCTACAATGGGAAATATCAGTGATCAAATGCGACTTTCAGGTTTTGGAGTAGCAATCACAGGTTCAGGCCCTGATACTAACTTTGGCCTTGCCCAGTGCTACGGGGATCTCTCATTGCTTGACTGTGTATTATGCTATGCTGAGGCACGCACGGTTCTTCCCCAGTGCTTTCCTTACAATGGGGGTCGCATTTACCTTGATGGTTGCTTCATGAGGTCTGAGAATTATAGCTTTTTTGAGGAGTATAAAGGACCCAGTGACAGGGCCGTGTGTGGGAATACAACAAGGAAGAACTCAACCTTTGGAGAGTCAGTGAGACAAGCTGTGATGAATACTGCTGAGGCTACACCAAGCCACAAAGGCTACGCAAGGGCACAAGTGGCTGTACCTGGGACAGTGAATGAGTCGGCTTATGTGCTGGCTAATTGTTGGAGAACTTTGAATGCAATTTCTTGCAGAGCATGCTTGGACAATGCTTCTGCTTCAATATTAGAGTGCTTGCCTTGGTCAGAGGGGCGAGCACTGAACACTGGCTGCTTCATGAGGTACTCAGACAGAGATTTCCTCAACAAGGAAGTGGGAAATGGAAGTTCAAGAG CTACCACTATAGTGATAGTAGTTTCAGTTGTTAGTTCGGTGGTTGTTTTGGTGGTTGGAATAGCTATTGGTATATATATCTGGAAGCACAGGTAtatacaaaagaagagaagag GTTCAAATGATGCAGAAAAGTTGGTGAAAGTTCTTAATGACAGTAGCTTGAACTTCAAATATTCCACAGTAGAGAGGGCTACAGGAGCTTTCGATAATGCCAACAAGCTTGGGCAAGGAGGATTTGGGACAGTTTATAAG GGTATTCTGCCTGATGGACGAGAGATTGCTGTCAAGAGACTTTTCTTTAACAATAGACATAGAGCGGCAGATTTCTACAATGAAGTTAACATGATAAGCACTGTGGAACACAAGAATCTAGTCCGGTTATTAGGATGCAGTTGCTCAGGACCTGAAAGCCTTCTTATCTATGAATTTATGCCCAACAAAAGCCTTGATCAGTTCATCTTTG ATACAAACAGAGGTAAAGTGCTGAACTGGGAGAAGAGACATGAGATTATTGCGGGGACAGCAGAAGGTTTAGTCTATCTTCACGAGAAGtccaatatcaaaattattcaTAGAGATATAAAAGCCAGTAACATCTTGCTGGACTCAAGGCTCCGTGCTAAAATTGCTGATTTTGGGTTGGCCAGATCATTCCAAGAAGATAAGAGCCATATAAGCACTGCCATTGCAGGAACACT AGGATATATGGCTCCAGAGTACCTAGCCCATGGCCAATTGACAGAAAAGGCCGATGTGTACAGCTTTGGGGTGCTCGTGTTAGAAATTGTCACTGGTAAGCAGAACAACAGGAGCAAAAACTTAGAGTACTCAGAGAGCTTAGTCACAATA aCATGGAAGCATTTTCAGTCAGGGACAGTGGAGCGATTATATGATCCAAATCTAATGCTGCATAATCACCACAACAGCAATATAAAGAATGAGGTATTAAGAGTGGTGCATATCGGACTTCTGTGCACCCAAGAGATTCAGTCATTACGACCAACAATGTCAAAGGTTCTGCAGATGTTAACAAAGGAGGATGAGCACCTCCCGGCACCTACGAATCCCCCTTTTATGGATGAAAGGACCATGGAACTGAATGACATGTCTGAGGATCCATTATACCCCCTCAAAGCAGGAATGTCTGCTTCGATTGCTACCGTCTCCCGCAGTTCTTTCCATCCCAGGTGA
- the LOC121256445 gene encoding cysteine-rich receptor-like protein kinase 2 isoform X2 produces MRSENYSFFEEYKGPSDRAVCGNTTRKNSTFGESVRQAVMNTAEATPSHKGYARAQVAVPGTVNESAYVLANCWRTLNAISCRACLDNASASILECLPWSEGRALNTGCFMRYSDRDFLNKEVGNGSSRATTIVIVVSVVSSVVVLVVGIAIGIYIWKHRYIQKKRRGSNDAEKLVKVLNDSSLNFKYSTVERATGAFDNANKLGQGGFGTVYKGILPDGREIAVKRLFFNNRHRAADFYNEVNMISTVEHKNLVRLLGCSCSGPESLLIYEFMPNKSLDQFIFDTNRGKVLNWEKRHEIIAGTAEGLVYLHEKSNIKIIHRDIKASNILLDSRLRAKIADFGLARSFQEDKSHISTAIAGTLGYMAPEYLAHGQLTEKADVYSFGVLVLEIVTGKQNNRSKNLEYSESLVTITWKHFQSGTVERLYDPNLMLHNHHNSNIKNEVLRVVHIGLLCTQEIQSLRPTMSKVLQMLTKEDEHLPAPTNPPFMDERTMELNDMSEDPLYPLKAGMSASIATVSRSSFHPR; encoded by the exons ATGAGGTCTGAGAATTATAGCTTTTTTGAGGAGTATAAAGGACCCAGTGACAGGGCCGTGTGTGGGAATACAACAAGGAAGAACTCAACCTTTGGAGAGTCAGTGAGACAAGCTGTGATGAATACTGCTGAGGCTACACCAAGCCACAAAGGCTACGCAAGGGCACAAGTGGCTGTACCTGGGACAGTGAATGAGTCGGCTTATGTGCTGGCTAATTGTTGGAGAACTTTGAATGCAATTTCTTGCAGAGCATGCTTGGACAATGCTTCTGCTTCAATATTAGAGTGCTTGCCTTGGTCAGAGGGGCGAGCACTGAACACTGGCTGCTTCATGAGGTACTCAGACAGAGATTTCCTCAACAAGGAAGTGGGAAATGGAAGTTCAAGAG CTACCACTATAGTGATAGTAGTTTCAGTTGTTAGTTCGGTGGTTGTTTTGGTGGTTGGAATAGCTATTGGTATATATATCTGGAAGCACAGGTAtatacaaaagaagagaagag GTTCAAATGATGCAGAAAAGTTGGTGAAAGTTCTTAATGACAGTAGCTTGAACTTCAAATATTCCACAGTAGAGAGGGCTACAGGAGCTTTCGATAATGCCAACAAGCTTGGGCAAGGAGGATTTGGGACAGTTTATAAG GGTATTCTGCCTGATGGACGAGAGATTGCTGTCAAGAGACTTTTCTTTAACAATAGACATAGAGCGGCAGATTTCTACAATGAAGTTAACATGATAAGCACTGTGGAACACAAGAATCTAGTCCGGTTATTAGGATGCAGTTGCTCAGGACCTGAAAGCCTTCTTATCTATGAATTTATGCCCAACAAAAGCCTTGATCAGTTCATCTTTG ATACAAACAGAGGTAAAGTGCTGAACTGGGAGAAGAGACATGAGATTATTGCGGGGACAGCAGAAGGTTTAGTCTATCTTCACGAGAAGtccaatatcaaaattattcaTAGAGATATAAAAGCCAGTAACATCTTGCTGGACTCAAGGCTCCGTGCTAAAATTGCTGATTTTGGGTTGGCCAGATCATTCCAAGAAGATAAGAGCCATATAAGCACTGCCATTGCAGGAACACT AGGATATATGGCTCCAGAGTACCTAGCCCATGGCCAATTGACAGAAAAGGCCGATGTGTACAGCTTTGGGGTGCTCGTGTTAGAAATTGTCACTGGTAAGCAGAACAACAGGAGCAAAAACTTAGAGTACTCAGAGAGCTTAGTCACAATA aCATGGAAGCATTTTCAGTCAGGGACAGTGGAGCGATTATATGATCCAAATCTAATGCTGCATAATCACCACAACAGCAATATAAAGAATGAGGTATTAAGAGTGGTGCATATCGGACTTCTGTGCACCCAAGAGATTCAGTCATTACGACCAACAATGTCAAAGGTTCTGCAGATGTTAACAAAGGAGGATGAGCACCTCCCGGCACCTACGAATCCCCCTTTTATGGATGAAAGGACCATGGAACTGAATGACATGTCTGAGGATCCATTATACCCCCTCAAAGCAGGAATGTCTGCTTCGATTGCTACCGTCTCCCGCAGTTCTTTCCATCCCAGGTGA
- the LOC121256446 gene encoding homeobox protein knotted-1-like 6 produces MDDIYGLNSTVDYSDNYKTLMSPENLILPTADYYQSFFSSASAVRDNRFPLFGSDELLSVASVVSEAASITPEIQLQEDMSSMIKAKIASHPCYPRLLQAYIDCQKVGAPPEIASFLDEIRRENDFCNRDAVSTCLGADPELDEFMETYCDMLVKYKSDLSRPFDEATTFLNKIEMQLSNLCTGASIRSLSDEGAVSSDEDLSGGEMEVQDAKLRGEDRDLKDRLLRKFGSHIGTLKLEFSKKKKKGKLPREARQTLLEWWNVHCKWPYPTEADKIALAESTGLDQKQINNWFINQRKRHWKPSENMQFAVSGQLFSDD; encoded by the exons ATGGATGACATCTACGGTCTAAACTCAACTGTGGATTACTCAGACAACTACAAGACGCTGATGTCCCCAGAAAATCTGATCCTACCGACGGCGGATTATTACCAGAGCTTCTTTTCCTCCGCGAGTGCCGTCCGCGACAATCGGTTTCCGTTATTCGGATCCGACGAGTTGCTCTCGGTGGCCTCGGTTGTTTCGGAAGCCGCTTCCATCACGCCCGAAATTCAACTCCAGGAGGACATGTCCAGCATGATAAAAGCCAAAATCGCTTCCCATCCTTGCTATCCTCGCTTGCTTCAAGCTTACATCGATTGTCAAAAG GTAGGGGCGCCTCCAGAGATAGCAAGTTTTTTAGACGAAATCCGGCGAGAAAACGACTTTTGTAATCGAGACGCTGTCTCCACGTGTTTAGGAGCCGATCCCGAGCTCGATGAGTTCATG GAAACCTACTGTGACATGTTGGTCAAATACAAATCCGATCTTTCGAGACCTTTTGATGAGGCAACCACGTTCTTGAACAAAATCGAAATGCAGCTCAGCAATCTCTGCACAGGTGCCTCCATTAGAAGCCTTTCCG ATGAAGGTGCTGTATCATCTGATGAGGATCTTAGTGGAGGAGAGATGGAGGTTCAAGACGCCAAACTGAGGGGTGAAGACCGAGATCTCAAAGATAGGCTTCTACGGAAGTTTGGCAGTCACATTGGTACCTTGAAGCTGGAGTtctcaaagaagaagaagaaaggaaagctaCCAAGAGAAGCAAGGCAAACATTGCTTGAGTGGTGGAATGTTCATTGTAAATGGCCATATCCAACG GAAGCTGATAAGATTGCGCTGGCTGAATCAACAGGCCTAGATCAGAAGCAAATTAACAATTGGTTCATAAATCAAAGAAAGAGACATTGGAAACCATCTGAGAATATGCAATTTGCTGTTTCAGGACAACTCTTTTCAGATGACTGA